The following coding sequences lie in one Synechococcus sp. CC9902 genomic window:
- the rsmG gene encoding 16S rRNA (guanine(527)-N(7))-methyltransferase RsmG: MADATPGAEYWTALGWQPSTEQVDQLATLQTLLREWNEKVNLTRLVEGDDYWINQVFDSLWPLAHELKTPHQPRTCIDVGTGGGFPGLAIAIALPGSHMTLLDSVGRKTAAVEAMASRLGLADRVAVRTERIETTGHDRACRGQFDLAMARAVAAAPVVAEYLVPLLKPKGEALLFRGQWSEEDTTEFSSVISPLKAQLTGVQTCQLPAKRGIRHLLRVQPIGSCPSSYPRAVGIPSRTPLGS, translated from the coding sequence ATGGCCGATGCCACACCGGGAGCTGAATATTGGACGGCACTCGGTTGGCAACCGTCGACGGAGCAAGTGGATCAGCTTGCAACGCTGCAAACCCTGTTGCGGGAATGGAACGAGAAAGTCAACCTCACCCGACTTGTGGAGGGCGATGACTACTGGATCAATCAAGTGTTTGACAGCTTGTGGCCCTTGGCTCATGAGTTAAAAACACCTCATCAACCCAGAACGTGCATTGATGTCGGCACAGGTGGTGGGTTTCCAGGATTAGCGATCGCCATTGCCTTGCCGGGTTCGCACATGACACTGCTGGACTCTGTGGGCCGCAAAACGGCAGCGGTGGAGGCGATGGCCAGCAGGCTTGGCCTCGCCGATCGCGTGGCCGTTCGCACCGAACGCATCGAAACGACCGGCCATGATCGCGCCTGCCGCGGCCAGTTCGACCTCGCCATGGCTCGAGCAGTGGCGGCAGCGCCTGTGGTTGCGGAATACCTCGTGCCCCTTCTGAAACCCAAAGGGGAAGCACTGCTGTTTCGGGGGCAATGGTCCGAGGAGGACACCACAGAATTCAGCTCCGTGATATCACCGCTCAAGGCTCAATTGACTGGCGTACAGACGTGTCAACTGCCGGCCAAGCGCGGCATCCGTCACCTCTTGCGGGTGCAGCCCATTGGTTCGTGTCCATCGTCCTATCCGCGGGCCGTGGGTATTCCTAGCCGTACACCGCTGGGCTCCTGA
- a CDS encoding J domain-containing protein: MKDQIKSVPDVSISHYQRLGVAPGVDPEALRQAFRRKSKALHPDTTALPEAQASLAFQQLKESYALLADPGRRDAYDAMLRETTARPHVVQKSTSDPWNGIGERRPLSGGEWFSLVLLSLALLLSLLLGLGVAVVQGRDWQVSPSWLTDEQTLRTSNVRSDVVLPPTGEFTTESALPPSA; the protein is encoded by the coding sequence ATGAAGGACCAGATCAAGTCTGTGCCGGACGTCTCCATCAGCCACTACCAACGGCTCGGTGTGGCCCCAGGAGTCGATCCGGAAGCATTGCGCCAGGCATTCCGGCGCAAGAGCAAAGCATTGCATCCCGACACTACGGCGCTGCCTGAAGCTCAGGCCAGCCTTGCGTTCCAACAACTCAAGGAGTCCTACGCCCTCCTGGCGGACCCTGGGCGTCGCGATGCCTATGACGCCATGCTCCGCGAAACTACTGCGAGGCCTCACGTCGTCCAGAAGTCCACCTCTGACCCTTGGAACGGGATTGGTGAGCGGCGTCCGCTGTCAGGAGGTGAATGGTTTTCCTTGGTTCTACTGAGCTTGGCTCTCCTTCTCAGCTTGCTGTTGGGATTGGGAGTGGCGGTTGTGCAAGGCCGGGATTGGCAAGTGTCGCCGTCCTGGCTCACCGATGAGCAGACTTTGAGAACCTCCAATGTGCGATCCGATGTCGTCCTCCCTCCCACCGGAGAGTTCACCACTGAATCAGCACTCCCTCCGAGCGCTTGA
- a CDS encoding DUF3143 domain-containing protein, giving the protein MGAIRIDNDPCRWQLERPDWSAVLLLDREDLKVIWQASGTSTDTQCSLPYGLSRADVEAAIQAGP; this is encoded by the coding sequence TTGGGCGCCATCCGGATCGACAATGATCCGTGCCGATGGCAATTGGAACGCCCTGATTGGAGCGCCGTTCTTCTCTTGGACCGTGAAGACCTCAAGGTGATTTGGCAGGCATCTGGGACCAGCACTGACACGCAATGCTCCCTCCCCTACGGGCTATCACGCGCTGACGTGGAGGCGGCGATTCAGGCTGGTCCTTAG
- the bioA gene encoding adenosylmethionine--8-amino-7-oxononanoate transaminase: protein MVLQRHPNLWPPFTQMASAAAAQRVTAGDGALLLREEGPPLIDAISSWWVTLHGHANPVMAEAIADQARRLEQVIFADFTHEPAEQLAVRLSGITGLQRLFFSDNGSTAVEVAIKIACQWWANRGQPRHQIVAFDGAYHGDTFGAMAVGERNLFSAPFEDKLFPVARVPWPSTWWNDDDVDRKETAALQILEDTLQTPTAAVILEPLLQGAGGMTMVRPEFLREVERRTKAAGALLIADEVLTGFGRCGDWFASRRAGIRPDLMALSKGLTGGCLPMGVTMASEAVFEAFIGDDPNLTLWHGHSFTANPLGCAAANASLTLLEQNPTAFQNFEARHRPQLEALAQHPRVERPRLLGTVAAFDLVVGGTAGYLNPAGPTVKRIAMEHGVFLRPLGQVVYLLPPLCITDAQLEQCYKAIQTALDQL, encoded by the coding sequence ATGGTGCTTCAGCGTCACCCCAATCTCTGGCCTCCATTCACTCAAATGGCCAGTGCGGCTGCAGCGCAGCGGGTTACAGCCGGTGATGGTGCCCTGCTGTTGCGCGAAGAGGGGCCCCCATTAATTGACGCGATTAGTAGCTGGTGGGTGACCTTGCATGGCCATGCCAATCCAGTGATGGCTGAGGCGATCGCCGATCAAGCACGACGGCTGGAGCAGGTGATCTTTGCCGATTTCACCCATGAACCCGCCGAGCAATTGGCTGTTCGACTCAGTGGAATCACCGGCCTCCAACGGCTGTTTTTCTCCGACAACGGTTCAACAGCTGTGGAGGTGGCGATCAAAATTGCCTGCCAATGGTGGGCAAACCGAGGTCAGCCACGGCATCAGATCGTTGCCTTCGATGGTGCGTATCACGGAGATACCTTCGGAGCCATGGCCGTTGGCGAGCGCAATTTGTTCAGCGCTCCGTTCGAAGACAAATTGTTTCCCGTCGCCCGAGTGCCCTGGCCCAGCACCTGGTGGAACGACGACGACGTTGACCGAAAGGAAACAGCCGCACTTCAAATCCTCGAAGACACCCTTCAAACCCCAACGGCGGCAGTGATCCTCGAGCCTCTGCTCCAGGGAGCAGGGGGAATGACCATGGTGCGTCCGGAATTTCTTCGGGAGGTTGAACGCCGGACAAAAGCTGCCGGAGCCCTGCTCATTGCCGATGAAGTCCTCACTGGATTTGGACGCTGCGGCGACTGGTTTGCTAGCCGCCGCGCCGGGATTCGTCCGGACCTTATGGCGCTATCCAAGGGACTCACGGGAGGCTGCTTACCGATGGGGGTAACCATGGCCAGTGAAGCGGTGTTCGAAGCCTTCATTGGAGACGACCCCAACCTCACGCTGTGGCATGGCCACAGCTTCACGGCCAATCCCCTGGGCTGTGCTGCCGCCAATGCCAGCCTGACGTTGCTCGAACAAAACCCAACGGCATTCCAAAACTTCGAGGCACGGCACCGGCCGCAGCTTGAAGCTCTTGCCCAACACCCGCGCGTTGAACGACCACGGTTGCTGGGAACCGTCGCTGCATTCGATTTGGTGGTTGGTGGAACCGCTGGCTACCTCAACCCGGCAGGCCCCACGGTTAAACGCATCGCCATGGAGCACGGCGTTTTTCTTCGTCCTCTAGGCCAGGTGGTGTATCTCTTACCGCCGCTCTGCATCACTGATGCCCAACTTGAGCAGTGCTACAAGGCCATCCAAACCGCTCTCGATCAACTCTGA